acacatagatttacgtggttcggcactaagcctacgtccacgggatTTGGGAAGGAGAGATTCCATTATAATAaacttgtttacagtctctcataacTTTTCATTTCTCATTATACAAAGAAATATGTAGATCTATTCGCTAGAGAAGAagttctctatttttctctcaagTTGAAGAAAAAGTCCAAAAATTGAAAGAAGTCGAAGTCGTCCAAAAAAAAGGGTTTTCTAATCCGTAGGTTCCTCTTGTCTTTTATCGCCTACCCCCCACTTGCTTTAAGTTACTTCCATACTTTTTCTCTCCTgacacattttttttccttgttttacgTCAAATCCCCTATTTTCCTCTCCTGACATCACTTTCCCATGCCTCCTTACACTTACATGGCTTAGTCTCTTCTTGTCCCCTCTTACCTTAGTCCCTTTTTgtcctctctcattctctcctaTTTTGTCTTCTAATGAGTTCCCCCTCAATGGCTAGGCTTGGGAAATTCCATGGCCGGGAAAAAATCTCCTTACAGTTACTTCGCCAATTCTTGTCGGACCTGTTCGATGGAAATTTTTAAGTCTGTTTTACATTCCCCCTGCTTCATTCTACTGGGCTATTAGTTTTTCCGCTTGTCGGCCTTTAGGTGTGGTTCTCCCCCGCCGAACCTTCATGTCGTCGCTTTGTCTTACAGGTTTcctttaacctttttttttccttaactaCTTCCTTTAACTGCACTTCCTTTCCATTTCCTATCTCTTTAATCGGCTTTATATCCTGCTCCTATTTTCTTTAGCTTCGTTCCTTCCGCTCCTATTTCCTCAACCGCTTTCCTTTCGCTCCAATTTCCTTATCTGCCTTCCTTTTGATCCTATTTCCTTATCCGCCTTCCTTTCATTCCTATTTCTTTAGTTGCATTTCCTTTCGCTCCTATTTCCTTAATCGTCTTTTCCTTTCGCTTCTATTTCCTTAGTCCCATTTTCCTTTCGCTCATATTTTCTTTAACCGTATTTTCTTTTCGCTCTTATTTCCTTATTCGCCTTTCCCTTTAACTTCTATTTCATTAGTTGTCTTTTCCCGCCgagacatttttcttttctttcactttgtCCCGCCGCTTTTCCTTAGCTTTTCTTTTCGTTTGccccttattttcttttctttggctTTGTCCTGCCGCTTTTCCTTAGCTTTCATTTTCGTTTGCTTTTTCCTGCACAGTCAGAGTGTTAGTTTCTATTGGTGAAAACTCCTTAGATGGAGATTTAGTTGTTGAAGATtctgttgatggagattctgttgatggagatttcgttggtggagattttgttgataaatattatgttgATAAAGATTCtgctgataaatattttgttgatggagattccgCTGATAaagattttgttgatggagatttcggtGATAAATATTCTTTTGTTGAAGAATCTGTTGTTAAAGATTCTTTTGTTGAAGTTAAGTCTGTTGGAGGAGATTTCATTGTTGAAGATTCTTTTGTTAAGGTAAAGTTCGTTGATGCACTCTTCTGGGATAAGGCAACTTTTAAGGCctacttttcctttttgtctCGAGAGGAGGTAAACTACCTATGGCAATCCCGTTGATGTagattttgttgatggagattctgtctTTGGGTGGCCGAGGGTCGACTCGCACTCTTCCGCGAAAGGGATAAGACAACCTTTTAGGCTTACCTTTCCATTTTCACgtggaggtaagttgttgataGAGTTTCCGTTTAGTGGAGTTGACTTTGCCGATGGAAATAATTGCCTTAGTAAAACAGAATTCACCCAAGTTTTGAGGAGGACAAACTAGAGCGTGTAGCTGCTGCGATTGATTTTTGGCcacttttgtttgattttttcctttttccttctttttttctttttttttttgcatgatgCTATTTGTTCGCTACTTGAGCGAAGTTGCCCGTAgttgttttgtcattttttctcttccttgaTCCTCCTTTTATTTCAGcttccattttttccttttttttttttttaacctgcACATATGAGGTTAATCTGAGCAGATGAAGAGCAGGTGGTTGATAAGTTGTTGGTGACAAGTGCTCTGGCTGTggggtttagattttttttttttttttgccaatgGGTTGCTAGTAACAAATGCACGGGCTGTGGATTGTTGCCTTATGTGTTAGTGGCCATAGTGCATGGCGTACATGTAGTGGCCGCATAACCTTTGGTCGTTGAGTGCATGCCCGCTGTGTTAGGGGCCGCAGTGCATGGCGCACATGTAGTGGCAGCATAACCTTTGGCCGTGGGGAGGGGCCATGGAGTTTGAAGAGGAGTGGGGACTTGTGGCCACTTAGAGTACGTCTATTAAGGCTGTGGAGAGTCTGTGTACATGGAGGCCGTGGAGCTTCGTCCGCTATGCATGACTCTAGGTGAGGTGGCAGACGTGTAGTGGCCATGGACTGGAGAGGAGACCTCGACCATGAGCTGGCCGAGGAGTTCATTGCACTGGGTGCATGGTCGAGGGGCCACCAGGGTGAACCGCAGTGGTCAGGGTCCACCTCTCAGACAGCAGAGGATGCCGGCGGTCCACGTGGTAACAGCCGGCATGACCAAGGGGCTAACGGTGGTGTGTTGTATGCTCCCTATGTGCGCAAATTAAACAATCGAAGGCCACGTCTACCTGTCATGCGTCGAGGTGTGCCAGAGTCACTCAGGCCGGGACAAACTTTTTGACAGAACACATGGCAGTGGGGGGCAGCTGCCCGCTGGCCTGCTAGAGCCACAAGAAGCAAGGTTGCCTTTGGGGTGCACGGGAGAGCATGCTCTCGTTGCCCACCGCGCGCGGTCTTCCTCAAAGGGGAACTTCGTCGCTGCGACAGAAAACTCCGGCGGCACTCACGATAGTCGCTAGTCTTCGTAGCTAGGCCCACAGACAGTGGGCCGTAGGTTTCTCGAGTGCACGGGGACATACATCTGTGTGTCGAGTTGAGCACGTCCTTCACGGCTAGAGACTAGCGCGGTGGAGACAAAGACCACCTGCGTCCAAGTGGCGACCGCCGACTGGTCAGTGGGTCTTGCGGCGAGGTGGCACGAGGTTCCTGGGTGCACGACGTCGTGCCCCCCTTCCGCATTGTGCCCATACTCTATGTATGTATATGCGTCCAGTGTACATTTAAGCTCAAGTGGCCAGGAAGTTTGGTTCCCGACCCTTCATGCAAAATATATTAATCGCTCATTTCttgcaatattatttttcataaaaattaaagtgaaaatacTGAAGATACTTATCTGAAGAGTTTCATTTGCTCATTCGGAGATAATTTAGCGCGCTGAAATGTTGTGCTTCTTCTGCTTCCGGTATAAAAAATCTCGATCTCACAGATGGTGCtactgttaacgtcgtgtttcacaCACTTTTTGGCCAAGCtccaacaactcaggtcttcgaAAACAAGCTCtgcacaaaaaagaaaatactgcgactttgagagggcggccttggggCCGGGGAACTGCTGATgtcaaagttaataaatattcttggaatatagtaaataagtaagagagtatAGGGATCAGAGAGCGTATCCTCGTACCTGAGATCAACTATGTTGtagaaatacacaataatataataaaaattataattaaaataaaattaagacgaagccagtttggactgaggcacggaaatatcgctctctttaagAGATTCAAGCCCTTTGCGAtgtacaaagtctcaaatttaACTGGTACAGCAAAACTCCTATTGACTTGACTCCTCTAGGATACAACAGCccaactgatcgtcgtatagCTCGAATCAACTCTGCACAAGTGGTTGAGCTCAAAGctccacaaaataaaaacaccTCTCTTTTACTTGGAATCTCTCGAACACACAAAAACTATAAGATGAAATtgtatgaagttttttttatgcaCAACATTTGACTGATAACCAAAGCACCTATTTATAGGCTAGTAAAAACTTACTAATAATTATCCTGTAAAACGACTCATGAAGTAACCGCATAATTAAACTCTGCATAAGTTAACGCACAAAATAATGATTTGAAACGGCAAATGGTTGAGCCTTAAAACAAAACCgtaaaaaatcataatcatcaATCAGAAGTTGAAAATACTATCTCAAGTTGGAGCTATTTTTCCGTCAATCAAAATAATGATAACATATACCCATGAATTAAAATCATAGCTGGAAAACTAGCACCTCAATAGCCATAAATGCAATGCATGCTTACTGAAAgaaaacgtaaaataaaatcaaccaaatttattataaacagctttcaaaatatattaatgtaagAAAATCTGCAACGGCATGTAAGTAAAAATCTATATTAATGCTTTAATCCAAACGttgcaatttaaaatataatcgttataaataaatttttattaaaatgtaacAACAAACTATTTATACTACAGGTTTAAAAAGCAGATCATGCCTACTTTCATGATGTACGGGTTCCCTATCGAGGTCTATCGCTTCTCAGTGCGTCTCAGGAATGGATCTCTCTTCCCTTTCAAATTGTGCGCATTTTTTGACGTTAACGTTGTCTATTGAAGGTGTTAATATGGATGCTTTAGGATTCACGCACAGCTTTTCTGATGATCTTATACTTGATTGATTTGTCAAGATGTGGCATGGCCGGTTTGTTATTAATGATCATGATAATTGCGAAGATCAGTGGATGAGGAAATGAATATATGAATGAGAATTGTGTGTGCATGCATTATATCATGCTTGGATTCACTTCACATGCATATATGACTATTAAAATGgcgaaaaaatttcaaatatatatatttcccttTCCTGAGTTTTCTCAGCATCCAAACAAGCCGGCCTTATTTTCATAGTTTCCAAATCAAGTACTGTAGCTTTGTTTATGATTTGGTTGAGTCCGGTTCGAACAAAACCGACCCTACCGGCCCCCGAGGGGCCGATTATATGTTGTATTCGTACGTGGTTAATTTATCTGGGGTTTGTAATTTTGCGTGCATGCAGCGGGGACACCAGGCGGAGATAACAAGATATTTACGAGGATAAAATCGTCGGGTGGGGCATTAGAACAGGCCGCTGATCAGCCAAGAAGTCCGAACACTTACCAATATAttggttctctctcttttatatttaactgcatggaaaatgataaattaagcTAACTCCAATTCCACATACAAGTACTCTTAACCGAACttgatatatattaaaaaactacattttttcatttgtttttattttctaggTAGGCAGAAATCAAACCTATTTTGTTCGTTgcaaatatatttgtaatggGGTCCTCCTGATGTtttattcctatatatatattacgttCTTTGCAGGATCGTGATCGATCAGTGCTTTGGATCGTTGAGAGAGCAAGTGAagattttgtttcaaatatatatCAGTCGTAATATGTTTTAATATGTACATATAGATCAACCCTTAGCCATATGGTTAGCTCTTATGCATCTGCATGTAAATATAACCACTAAGTCGATACAAGTACGTactgaaaataatataatggttcCAGTAAATAATGGTCGTCGCAGGCCAAACCAATGCTCTGATTACCAATTAGGAAGAAGCAGCTGATTACCAAGTTGCATGAATCTGATTTTTCCGGGTATCTCGGGTGATAGAAATTTGGAGGGTTAATATTCTTAGTTTCTTTtacaatttctttcatttttgttcttcCTGAACATGTACcgtctctgtgtgtgtgtgtgtggactATGATTTTCCAGGCCGCTCCATTTGATTTTCATTGAGAGGATTCAGAATACAAGTCTGTACAAATACTATCGCTGATCCTCTACCATATATGTTTGTTTTGCATCTATATATGCTGTGTCAGATGGAAAGTTCTTTGAAAATCTGATAGCATGTCGAGGAACTGCTTTTGCATGGGGATTCCAgcagaaattattattattatcagttAAATGCATGTGACTTTTTGTCACAGAATTAGGAAAGTTCATAGAAAACCTGATAAACGTAGGGTGAGAaatcatgaaaaacaaaaacgaatTAGAATTTCCTTAATTCATCACATCGATCGACTCTTGATCAGAATTAATATTTGAAGGAATTAAGTTTAGACTAAGCTGCGGCCGCCTTTACTTTCTCAATCAGATCAGCAGCCTCTTGAACTGTTGAGATATTCTCCGCACCCCCTTCTCCAATCGACACGTTAAATTTCTCTTCCAAAGCCATCATGATTTCGACCTGATTAAATATCATCAGTGTACTTAATCTTGAAAGGTTAATATATACTCGAACAAGTAAAAATAATCGAATGTGTaacaatatctaaatatatgcACTTATTGAAATTGTTGAGTGAATAGTTTGGGTCACATTAATTGCAATGAGAAAATGAATTAGAAACTCATGAGCAGGACATGCATACAGTGTCAAGTGAATCAGCACCCAAATCGGCAAACTTGGTTTGGGGAGTAACAGTAGATTCATCAATAGAGAGTTGCTTTGCTATGATGCCTTGGACAGTTTGCACCGTTTCCGGTTGAGCCTGCATGCATGCGTACGTACAAGGTAAATTTGTTCTGCATTGAGAAGTACGTACTTTTTCTCTGGTACTCCGGATGCATGCCAGatgaatgagatatttattGGAATAAAagtgagcatatatatatatatatatatggtatagtggtatatatagatcatatatatgcatgtatatggTGCAGTACTGAAAATCAAATTCTTACAATGGAGCATGAGATTATTGTAGTCTTGGGGCAACTAGGAAGACGAGATGATTTTCTAGCTGCCtctgtgatttttatttttggcacCAGTCTCAGTCCTCCAATCATGGGGACGCCctgcaaatgaaaaaaaagaagcaaattttgtgaatctctctctctctctcgccattgaaagagaaaatagaaagatcaGGAAGTAAACAAAACGAAGGTTTGGCCCTTACAATGGTCCGTGGGGTACTGTTGCATTGGAAATTGATGCTTCTCATATTGGGAGTGCAATGAAGGGTGGCCAAAGGAGATGAGGAAGCAAGAAATGTAGCCATAAGATACTTGAGATCAAGTACTACAAGCAGAGAGATATAAAGTGGCTTCCTCGAATTAAGTACTTGATCTTGATATACAAATGCAGAGAATGAATGCAGGTAACTTCAAGTTGCCTCATATATAAGAGATCGAACACACAGAATGGCTGGAAAATGAGGAGTAATGCTAAAACCAGGAGATCAAGTTTTCCCAATGAGCAATGAGTAGTACTTGGGCGGATCATACCATGTATTCTGTCTCTTGTGCTTGTAAAGCTAGCTCAAATAAAACAGAACTGGCCAAACTCTAGAGCTAGTTGTTAATATCGCTAGCTTTTGTGAAAAACTGATCAAAGACTAGGGCATGCTTATTTCTTCCATTGGCTAAATATGGTCCAGATGCTAATTATACACTTCCTTGCATTGTGATAAAAGCCATATCTTTTGGCCTGTCTAGCAGCTTCTCAAATTACATAAAGAGTATTTACATGTCACTGTGTCTGCTAGGGGGTTGAAATAACCACCAAGGAAAGGATCATTTCAAATGTTATTTTGCAGAGATCTGCACAACCTCGCAttgaatctcattttaattttacttatctgAGACCATATTTGCATCTCGTAACAGAGCCCCAACCAAACAGGCAACAGCCCTGTCCATTTCGGGAAAAACATAGTCGATCGATTCACGAACGTTATTGCTTGCTGGGTGTCGTGAAATATCGATCGTACCTCAAGAGAATATATACCTTCATATCATGGAACAGGTAGCCACTACCCACAAAGCTAATAACACAACATGGGCCAATCGTACATGCCATCTGCACATCTCTATCTATAGCCACCGATTTCAGAAACGGTGGCTTCCTCTTAAAGTTGAAATCCaaggtagctagctaggttgattgctgagagggaaaagaaagtCCACCCATCATGCTTTTGGGACCCCAAAATGCACATGATTTTTCATCCATCTCGATGGTGGGAGCCACACAACAAGCACTGTTAGGCGAAGATTATGCCATGGTGCGATCTTTGCCCCCACACCCATGTGTGTTCTCATGGCTCAAACAAAAAGagattttttccacttttttggGTTAACCTTAAATTCGTCTAAACGCTCTGATTTCCCCGTATTTTGTTCTCAATAATAAGCCCAATCAAGCGGATTCTCTGTCATCACTCTTCTAGTAAATTTTCTGTCAAGTAGGCATGATCAGCCTTGGTTATTCAAAACAACAG
This window of the Juglans regia cultivar Chandler chromosome 12, Walnut 2.0, whole genome shotgun sequence genome carries:
- the LOC109004935 gene encoding acyl carrier protein-like; amino-acid sequence: MATFLASSSPLATLHCTPNMRSINFQCNSTPRTIGVPMIGGLRLVPKIKITEAARKSSRLPSCPKTTIISCSIAQPETVQTVQGIIAKQLSIDESTVTPQTKFADLGADSLDTVEIMMALEEKFNVSIGEGGAENISTVQEAADLIEKVKAAAA